The nucleotide sequence ATGGTCATATTTGGCGTGGTGTTTTCTAACTCAATTACCGCTTTTAAAATCAAACGACCAGCCTTGGTGTCGTAAGGACCAATATTGGCATGGCAGAACGAATCTGCAATAGTTTTATCAATGTGGTTCAAGAAACGTTTGATCTTAATGTAATCTTGCTCTTCATCCGTAATGAATGGGTCAAGCAAGGCATCTAAACGCCCGATATACACAGGGTAAGTGGTGATAGACGGAACATGGGAGTAAATAATCAGCAAGCCGTCTAACGCTTCATCTAAATTGGTTGGCGGCGGTAAGTCTAAGAATTTGCAGCCTTTTTCGATATAAACATTGTAATCCGGCAAAATATAGCGTGGTCGGTAAATCGCATAACCCTCGCATAAATCGCAAATCATCTGATTATTAATGTAAGACCACTCTTCTTCGGTATAGCCCAACAGTTCAACCGGGCTGAATAACCGCTCGGCAATGTTGCCCAAGCTCATTAATTTTTGGTGGTAGGTTAAATTTTTTGCTTTTACCACATCAAGGATATCTTGTAATGAAGCCTGCATAGCGTTCTCCTGCATTTAAAATTATTGGAGGGAAATTTTAACTAAACTTAGAGAAAATTACTGTGATTTAGATCACAGTTTGTCTTAATATACCCGAAAAGAATAAGGCAAACGATTGCTTAAATTTGCAAAAAATTCTCTTTTTATGACCGCTTGTATCTTGCCATAAAATTAAGGTGTAAAATAAGGTTACAATTACATTTTATATCGAAAAGGAATAAATAAAATGGCACATAAACATTTCAATCAGCACTATCTAGAAATGCAAGAACATTTTTTATATGTGCCATATTTACACCACCACCGCCGCATTCGGGTACTATTGCCGAAAGATTACCGCCAAGAAAGTTGGGAGCGCTATCCTGTGCTCTATATGCACGATGGGCAGAATGTGTTTTACAGTAAAGAGTCTTACTCCGGTCATTCGTGGAAAATTATTCCAACCATTAAATCGCACCAAGAATTTCCGAAAATGATCATTGTCGGCATTGATAACGCCGGTAAAGATCGTTTAAACGAATACGGTCCGTGGAAAACCACCACTGGATCAACCCCTGAGACTAGAAATGCCGGTGGTTTGGGAGCGGAATATGCCACTTGGGTAGTAGAAACAGTGAAACCTTTTATCGACATTCACTACCGCACCAAGCTCGAACGTGAATACACATTGCTTGCCGGCAGCTCAATGGGCGGCATTATCACCGCTTATATGGGTAGCCGCTACCCACATATTTTCGGGCATTTAGGCGTATTCTCTCTTGCCTCGTGGTTCAGCGAGCCTGATTTCTTACATTTTGTTCATCACTATCCAATCAGCCCAAACACCAAAGTGTTTATTCAGGTCGGCACGAACGAGGGCGATGAAATCGACTCGCACTTTATCTCAAATATGAATCAAACTTACATCGACTGCTCGCTCAATTACTATCAGTCGCTAATTCGTACCGGCGTACCGTTGAACAACATTCGCCTTCGTATTATGGCAAATGAAATCCACCACGAAATGCACTGGGCAGATCATTTTATTGAATTTTTACATTTTTCATTAATGAATAGATAACCTTTAGTACATCATTACAAGCGGTGTTATTTTTAATAAATTTTACTACTATAAAAAACAAAAAGCCCAATGTTTCCATCGGGCTTTTTGTTGAACTTAAAGTTCTGGTAAGTTAAATCAAAAATTATTTGATTTCTACTTTTGCACCAGCTTCTTCTAATTCTTTCTTAAGTGCTTCAGCTTCTGCTTTAGAAATGCCTTCTTTTAATGCAGCTGGAGCAGATTCAACTAAGTCTTTAGCTTCTTTTAAGCCTAAACCTGTTGCACCACGTACTGCTTTGATTACTGCAACTTTGTTAGCACCAGCTTCTGCTAATACTACGTCAAATTCAGTTTTCTCTTCTGCTGCCGCTGCACCTGCTGCTGGAGCTGCTGCTACTGCTGCCGCTGCTGAAACACCGAATTTTTCTTCCATCGCAGTGATTAATTCAACGATTTCTGATACTGATTTAGAAGCAATCGCTTCAATGATTT is from Mannheimia varigena and encodes:
- a CDS encoding alpha/beta hydrolase → MAHKHFNQHYLEMQEHFLYVPYLHHHRRIRVLLPKDYRQESWERYPVLYMHDGQNVFYSKESYSGHSWKIIPTIKSHQEFPKMIIVGIDNAGKDRLNEYGPWKTTTGSTPETRNAGGLGAEYATWVVETVKPFIDIHYRTKLEREYTLLAGSSMGGIITAYMGSRYPHIFGHLGVFSLASWFSEPDFLHFVHHYPISPNTKVFIQVGTNEGDEIDSHFISNMNQTYIDCSLNYYQSLIRTGVPLNNIRLRIMANEIHHEMHWADHFIEFLHFSLMNR
- the rplL gene encoding 50S ribosomal protein L7/L12 codes for the protein MSLTNEQIIEAIASKSVSEIVELITAMEEKFGVSAAAAVAAAPAAGAAAAEEKTEFDVVLAEAGANKVAVIKAVRGATGLGLKEAKDLVESAPAALKEGISKAEAEALKKELEEAGAKVEIK